From one Halothece sp. PCC 7418 genomic stretch:
- a CDS encoding Coenzyme F420 hydrogenase/dehydrogenase, beta subunit C-terminal domain — protein sequence MNDWQRFQRDVIDPKNCTHCGACVGLNPDLLTFQETKHGPLPQPLPSVSSDDLNQNLSLAWAVCSGRGVPYPELYRRFNQDPENWLIGPYRRLWTGFANQPDIRQRGASGGVISRTLIYLLETGRIDGAVVLRQGSPTPDRAQPLIATTAEEILAAAQSVYAVTPMLTILPEIATFDGRLAFVGLPEQVAALRMLQAAGHPTAQKVVFVAGPYTGTNMYLGAVRAFLRSRGVSDQIAITKLQWRAGEWPGYLQVETADGQVFRAKKFYYNYLIPFYISRNCQITPDFTNELTDLSVGDAWSPQFEAAGGGHSVIVARTQQAQNLLQEMSEAKVLTLETIPRDRALAMHGHMLDFKKRGTFIRLQWQNQQGKPIPQFGYRPESIPLMRQFVEVVISGSFAIGKLSIARWLVTKLPLSVVGPAFNWLRQTWKSLSKPTKRKGLGKTSFIVTGDSERWTEIKNTQYD from the coding sequence ATGAATGATTGGCAACGCTTTCAACGAGACGTAATTGACCCCAAAAATTGTACCCATTGCGGGGCTTGCGTCGGCTTAAATCCCGACCTGCTAACCTTTCAGGAAACCAAACATGGCCCCCTCCCTCAACCCCTTCCTTCTGTCAGCAGTGACGATCTCAATCAAAATTTATCCTTAGCATGGGCCGTGTGTTCCGGTCGTGGTGTCCCTTATCCTGAACTGTATCGCAGATTTAATCAAGACCCAGAGAATTGGTTAATCGGTCCTTATCGCCGTTTGTGGACAGGGTTTGCTAATCAACCCGATATTCGCCAACGTGGGGCATCAGGCGGGGTGATTAGTCGGACATTAATTTATTTATTGGAAACAGGACGCATTGATGGGGCAGTGGTTTTAAGGCAAGGCAGTCCCACGCCCGATCGCGCTCAACCGCTTATCGCCACCACCGCAGAAGAAATCCTAGCTGCTGCACAAAGTGTTTACGCAGTCACTCCCATGTTGACGATTCTTCCCGAAATAGCAACCTTTGACGGTCGTCTCGCTTTCGTGGGTTTACCCGAACAAGTGGCAGCCTTGCGAATGTTACAAGCTGCTGGGCATCCGACGGCGCAAAAAGTGGTTTTCGTGGCGGGTCCCTATACGGGAACAAATATGTATTTGGGGGCCGTGCGTGCCTTTTTACGATCGCGCGGTGTTAGCGATCAGATTGCGATTACAAAGTTGCAGTGGCGGGCGGGAGAATGGCCCGGTTATTTGCAAGTGGAAACCGCAGATGGTCAAGTCTTTCGGGCGAAAAAGTTTTACTATAATTATTTGATTCCGTTTTATATTTCCCGCAACTGTCAGATTACCCCCGATTTCACGAACGAATTAACGGATTTGTCAGTAGGGGATGCTTGGTCGCCTCAGTTTGAAGCTGCAGGAGGGGGACATTCTGTTATTGTTGCTCGCACTCAGCAAGCGCAAAACTTATTACAAGAAATGAGCGAGGCAAAAGTCTTAACCTTAGAGACCATTCCCCGAGATCGCGCTTTAGCAATGCACGGTCATATGTTGGACTTTAAAAAACGGGGAACATTTATTCGCTTGCAATGGCAAAACCAACAAGGTAAACCCATTCCTCAATTCGGTTACAGACCAGAATCAATTCCTCTGATGCGACAATTCGTAGAAGTGGTGATTAGTGGATCTTTCGCCATTGGGAAATTATCGATCGCGCGTTGGTTGGTCACAAAACTACCCCTTTCTGTCGTGGGACCAGCGTTTAATTGGCTACGCCAAACTTGGAAATCTCTCTCGAAACCCACCAAGCGGAAAGGATTGGGCAAAACTTCCTTTATCGTGACAGGCGACAGTGAACGCTGGACGGAAATTAAAAATACACAATATGATTAG
- a CDS encoding lysylphosphatidylglycerol synthase transmembrane domain-containing protein codes for MKKLISIALSLTLLIILYIQIDFVGLLTVFETSHRGWMIVGLGLVIPITMLTAWRLQQLAPPQTKLSFAEGNRLILAACVLNMVLPSKMGDLAKAYFIQKRGALSGSLALSLVVFEKTCDVLSLLLWCGLGLLLYPEKDALFWGMTVIISFGFCLGIFLLASRSFASFCFNLGRTVAPKSLKEKLETLRTTWGEMHDYFWRDRAQLFLITSTSIFLWFLHLFQIWLFILALKAWTPFLTNLALAPLAILAGLLPLTFAGIGTRDAALVFFYHSYLDGPTAAALGLLCTSRYFIPAVAGLPFMGRYLAK; via the coding sequence ATGAAAAAACTCATTTCGATCGCGCTGAGTCTAACTCTTCTGATCATTCTCTATATCCAAATTGATTTTGTGGGCTTATTAACGGTTTTTGAAACCAGTCATCGCGGTTGGATGATAGTCGGATTAGGTCTAGTCATTCCCATTACAATGTTAACGGCCTGGCGTTTGCAACAGCTTGCTCCTCCCCAAACCAAACTCAGTTTTGCTGAGGGAAACCGTTTAATTTTAGCAGCCTGTGTTTTAAATATGGTTTTACCCTCAAAAATGGGAGATCTTGCCAAGGCTTATTTTATCCAGAAACGGGGCGCACTTAGCGGATCATTAGCCTTATCTTTAGTCGTATTTGAAAAAACTTGTGATGTTTTATCTCTACTTTTGTGGTGTGGCTTGGGCTTACTTTTATATCCAGAAAAGGATGCTTTATTTTGGGGGATGACGGTGATTATTTCTTTTGGTTTTTGCTTAGGAATTTTTTTACTGGCTTCGCGATCCTTTGCTAGTTTTTGTTTTAATCTTGGACGAACAGTTGCACCGAAAAGTCTGAAGGAAAAGCTAGAAACCTTACGAACAACTTGGGGAGAAATGCACGATTATTTTTGGCGCGATCGCGCACAACTTTTCCTCATCACAAGCACCTCCATTTTCCTTTGGTTTTTACACCTGTTTCAAATCTGGTTATTTATTCTTGCTCTCAAAGCATGGACTCCCTTTTTAACCAACTTAGCCCTAGCACCCCTTGCCATTTTAGCAGGATTACTCCCTTTAACCTTTGCTGGGATTGGCACTCGGGATGCTGCTTTAGTCTTTTTCTACCATAGCTATTTAGACGGACCCACGGCTGCTGCGTTAGGGCTACTTTGCACTTCTCGTTATTTTATTCCTGCTGTTGCGGGTTTACCCTTTATGGGAAGATATTTAGCTAAATGA
- a CDS encoding HEAT repeat domain-containing protein, with amino-acid sequence MELYQYLQQLPLSSDPKKLIELPPKEKEAAFNRVWEAFLNGDFQQRWEVAKYLPKFGDSAIAPLSHLLEDETADLDLRCEAAGILGQFDDTNAILTLTEILNRESEPEVIAACTHALAKKGKTAIPILTAALAHAETRYSAVQALAYLREPEMITPLMKVIDDPAPEIRSIAIEALSTFRNSQVIPVLISALEDTHPQVRQEAVIACGVRGRDQDSEQVVSALIPLLYDINLEICLKSAIALGKLGTSTAIEALAKCLNSAVTPTALKQQIVRSLTQLENPQTLSLLTTSLREQPETIQEEIIMNLGRWKTTAFKTTIAETLMQFFEQSPEAQSNPKLKQGLALALGHLGMTTGKKLLSQLSHDETASVRIHAEAALKKLP; translated from the coding sequence ATGGAACTGTATCAATATTTACAACAATTGCCGTTATCTTCTGATCCAAAAAAACTGATTGAGCTACCGCCGAAGGAAAAAGAAGCAGCATTCAATCGAGTTTGGGAGGCTTTTTTAAACGGAGACTTTCAACAGCGTTGGGAAGTGGCAAAATATTTACCGAAATTTGGAGACAGCGCGATCGCGCCCTTAAGTCATCTCCTCGAAGATGAAACCGCCGATCTTGATTTACGGTGTGAAGCTGCTGGAATCTTAGGTCAGTTTGATGACACCAATGCTATTTTGACACTCACTGAAATTCTCAATCGTGAGAGTGAGCCTGAAGTGATCGCTGCTTGTACCCATGCTCTGGCGAAAAAAGGGAAAACTGCAATTCCTATTCTCACCGCAGCCTTAGCCCATGCAGAAACACGGTATTCAGCAGTACAGGCTCTCGCTTATCTCCGTGAACCTGAAATGATCACGCCGTTGATGAAAGTCATTGATGATCCCGCACCAGAAATCCGTAGCATAGCCATTGAAGCCCTCAGCACGTTTCGTAATTCGCAAGTGATTCCCGTTTTAATTTCAGCCTTGGAAGACACTCATCCGCAAGTGCGTCAAGAAGCGGTGATTGCTTGTGGGGTCAGAGGAAGAGATCAAGATTCCGAGCAAGTGGTTTCGGCACTGATTCCGCTTTTGTATGATATTAACTTAGAGATTTGTCTGAAAAGCGCGATCGCGCTGGGAAAACTGGGAACTTCTACTGCGATTGAAGCCCTCGCTAAATGTCTCAATTCTGCGGTTACTCCGACTGCTTTGAAGCAACAAATTGTTCGCAGTCTCACTCAACTGGAAAATCCACAAACCCTTTCTCTTCTCACAACCAGCCTCCGCGAACAACCAGAAACGATTCAAGAGGAAATTATCATGAATTTAGGGCGTTGGAAAACAACAGCATTCAAAACCACCATTGCTGAAACCTTGATGCAGTTCTTTGAACAAAGCCCTGAAGCGCAAAGCAATCCGAAGCTAAAACAAGGTTTAGCCCTCGCCCTCGGTCATTTAGGTATGACAACGGGGAAAAAATTATTGTCACAGTTAAGCCATGATGAAACAGCAAGTGTTCGCATCCACGCTGAAGCAGCCCTAAAAAAACTCCCCTAG
- a CDS encoding LysR family transcriptional regulator — protein sequence MRIEQLQAFLAITETGNFGQAAKKCGVTQSTISRQVQGLETALGVPLFHRSHQAKLTVAGERFLPRARKICQEWSMGMKELDDLMAGKQPELCVAAIHSVCSYHLPPILRTFCRQYPHVQLRVTALGSDRALKVLRDGLVDVAVVMNNPAFMASPEMLVDRLFEEPIEVLMAANHPLAKYNQLAWSELTAYPHVVFKDGYGMQRLVQNWFSQQNATIQTAMELNTLDAFRGVIRQGELIALLPSSALIEVHEDPTLAIRAIGNQTSENGDQKATLTREVMFATTRDRAEIPPIKTFRQLVQQLSTPSPLNLDPCPSLELKS from the coding sequence ATGCGGATCGAGCAACTGCAAGCCTTTTTAGCTATCACAGAAACGGGTAACTTTGGACAAGCTGCCAAAAAATGTGGCGTGACCCAATCGACGATCAGTCGGCAAGTTCAAGGATTAGAAACTGCCCTCGGTGTCCCATTATTTCATCGTTCTCACCAGGCAAAACTGACCGTTGCGGGAGAACGTTTTTTACCTCGCGCTCGTAAAATATGCCAAGAATGGTCAATGGGAATGAAAGAACTGGATGATCTGATGGCTGGAAAACAGCCAGAATTGTGTGTGGCTGCCATTCATTCGGTTTGTTCTTATCATTTACCCCCAATTTTACGAACCTTTTGCCGTCAATATCCCCATGTGCAATTACGAGTGACTGCTTTAGGTAGCGATCGCGCGTTAAAAGTCTTGCGGGATGGGTTAGTGGATGTGGCGGTGGTGATGAATAATCCTGCGTTTATGGCGAGCCCAGAAATGTTAGTTGATAGACTATTTGAAGAACCGATTGAGGTATTGATGGCAGCGAATCATCCCTTAGCTAAGTATAATCAACTGGCTTGGTCAGAATTGACCGCTTATCCTCATGTGGTGTTTAAGGATGGGTATGGAATGCAACGTTTGGTGCAAAATTGGTTTTCTCAGCAAAATGCAACGATTCAAACCGCGATGGAATTAAATACTTTAGACGCATTTCGGGGCGTGATTCGCCAAGGAGAATTAATTGCCTTGCTTCCCAGTTCAGCCTTAATCGAAGTCCATGAAGATCCTACCCTTGCCATTCGTGCTATTGGCAATCAAACCAGCGAAAATGGTGATCAAAAAGCGACTTTGACCCGAGAAGTGATGTTTGCAACCACGCGCGATCGCGCAGAAATCCCGCCCATTAAAACCTTCCGTCAACTGGTGCAACAACTTTCGACTCCTTCTCCCCTTAACCTCGATCCTTGTCCCTCCCTCGAACTAAAATCATGA
- a CDS encoding anthranilate phosphoribosyltransferase family protein, translating to MSASFRELLKKVGSGPHTGKNLTRAEAATATRLMLQQEATPAQIGAFMIAHRMKRPTAEELAGMLDAYDEIGGRIPALEMESPVTVFGVPYDARSRTATVFPITLLLLASVGVPVISHGGACMPTKYGVPFAKIWEALGVNYQSFSLRDSQQLLRETGIGFYYLPQHFPEADKLIPYREEIGKRPPFATIELIWSPYAGNANLISGFVHPPTENRFREVFTLREMQQLITVKGLEGSCDLARNRTAIIGLNQRNQEFQRLALHPESYGFAGRDVLLESPEKLIEQLQTIIAGKPGEFMSAALWNGGIYLWLCGVTSDLETGLATAEELITGGAVAEKLKELQGTSL from the coding sequence ATGAGCGCATCTTTCCGAGAACTTCTGAAAAAAGTCGGTAGTGGTCCCCATACTGGCAAAAATTTAACCCGTGCAGAAGCTGCTACAGCAACCCGCCTGATGCTGCAACAAGAAGCCACTCCCGCCCAAATAGGCGCGTTTATGATTGCTCACCGCATGAAACGTCCCACGGCTGAAGAATTGGCGGGAATGTTAGATGCTTATGATGAAATTGGGGGCAGAATTCCTGCTCTCGAAATGGAGTCTCCAGTTACGGTTTTTGGTGTCCCTTATGACGCGCGATCGCGCACGGCAACGGTTTTCCCCATCACCCTCCTCTTACTCGCCAGTGTTGGTGTTCCCGTCATCTCTCACGGCGGTGCTTGTATGCCCACAAAATACGGGGTTCCTTTTGCCAAAATCTGGGAAGCCCTAGGCGTAAACTATCAGTCTTTCTCCCTCCGCGATAGCCAACAACTCCTCAGGGAAACTGGAATCGGTTTCTATTACCTTCCCCAACACTTCCCCGAAGCCGACAAGCTGATTCCATATCGGGAAGAAATCGGGAAACGTCCGCCGTTTGCAACCATTGAACTGATTTGGTCGCCCTACGCTGGAAACGCAAACTTGATTTCGGGTTTTGTCCATCCTCCCACTGAAAATCGCTTTCGAGAAGTGTTTACCTTACGGGAAATGCAGCAATTAATCACCGTAAAAGGGCTAGAAGGAAGCTGTGATTTAGCGCGAAATCGCACCGCAATTATTGGACTCAATCAACGAAACCAAGAGTTTCAAAGACTCGCCTTACATCCCGAAAGTTATGGTTTTGCTGGACGGGATGTCTTACTCGAATCTCCCGAAAAATTAATTGAGCAATTACAAACCATTATCGCGGGTAAACCAGGAGAATTCATGTCTGCTGCTCTTTGGAATGGGGGAATTTATCTCTGGTTATGTGGGGTAACATCCGACTTGGAAACAGGCTTAGCCACAGCAGAAGAGTTAATTACAGGCGGTGCGGTTGCTGAAAAATTAAAAGAGTTGCAAGGAACTTCCTTGTGA
- a CDS encoding transposase family protein, protein MNPKQVALKVQAKATEIGDEKPPSYRTILRILKPIREEKKKSIRSPGWQGSSLSVKTRDGFDLEINYSNQVWQCDHTRADILLVDQDNNLIGRPWLTTVIDSYSRCIVGINLGYDAPSSQVVALALRQAILPKKYEQEYKLNCEWDAYGLPKYLFTDGGKDFRSNHLQEIATELGFVLKLRDRPSEGGIVERPFKTFNQSLFSTLPGYTGSNVKERPKEAEKEAQLTLRDLERLIVRFVVDKYNQSLDARSDQTRYQRWESGLPSIPEVISERNLDICLMKQARRQVQRSGYIQFENIMYKGEYLQGYAGKTVSLRYNPRDITTVWIYQYNRSKEEFLTRAHAQGLETEQLSLDEAKASAKKLKEKGKALTNESILQEFIEREATVKKKTRKQRQKEEQTYKPVPTLPKPEEEDLIETQEEETNLTSEINDIEVWDLEEMKKDYRW, encoded by the coding sequence ATGAATCCCAAACAAGTTGCTTTGAAAGTACAAGCGAAAGCAACTGAAATTGGAGATGAAAAACCGCCCAGTTATCGCACAATTTTGAGGATATTAAAACCAATCAGGGAGGAAAAAAAGAAGAGTATTCGCTCTCCAGGGTGGCAAGGTTCATCCTTATCAGTGAAGACTCGTGACGGTTTTGATTTAGAGATTAATTACAGTAATCAAGTTTGGCAGTGCGATCATACTCGCGCTGATATTTTATTAGTAGATCAAGATAACAATTTAATCGGTCGTCCTTGGTTGACAACCGTTATTGATAGTTATTCTCGCTGTATTGTAGGCATTAACTTAGGTTATGATGCCCCCAGTTCTCAAGTGGTTGCTCTCGCTTTACGCCAGGCAATTCTTCCGAAAAAGTATGAACAAGAATACAAGCTAAATTGTGAATGGGATGCCTATGGTTTACCAAAATATCTCTTTACTGACGGGGGGAAAGATTTTCGATCGAATCATCTCCAAGAAATTGCCACTGAATTAGGATTTGTTCTGAAATTAAGGGATCGTCCCTCTGAAGGAGGGATTGTCGAACGTCCTTTCAAAACCTTTAATCAAAGTCTCTTTTCAACCTTGCCTGGATATACAGGATCAAATGTTAAAGAAAGACCAAAAGAAGCCGAAAAAGAGGCGCAATTAACACTAAGAGACTTAGAACGCTTGATTGTGCGTTTTGTTGTGGACAAATATAATCAGAGTCTTGATGCTCGTAGCGATCAAACTCGTTATCAACGTTGGGAATCGGGTTTACCATCGATTCCAGAAGTAATTTCAGAGCGAAATTTAGATATTTGCTTGATGAAACAAGCTCGCAGACAAGTCCAAAGAAGCGGTTATATCCAGTTTGAAAATATTATGTATAAAGGAGAATATCTTCAAGGATATGCAGGGAAAACAGTTAGTTTGAGATATAATCCCAGAGACATTACTACGGTTTGGATTTATCAATATAATCGCTCTAAAGAAGAGTTTCTAACTCGCGCTCATGCTCAAGGATTAGAGACAGAACAGTTATCCTTGGATGAAGCAAAAGCCAGTGCGAAAAAACTTAAAGAAAAAGGAAAAGCCTTAACTAACGAGTCTATCTTACAAGAATTTATTGAACGGGAAGCAACAGTTAAGAAGAAAACTCGTAAGCAACGCCAAAAAGAAGAGCAAACTTATAAGCCAGTTCCCACTTTACCAAAACCTGAAGAAGAAGACTTAATAGAAACTCAGGAAGAGGAAACGAATTTAACTTCTGAAATCAATGACATTGAAGTTTGGGACTTAGAAGAAATGAAAAAGGATTATAGGTGGTAA
- a CDS encoding TniB family NTP-binding protein, with protein sequence MTKANSIAKQLGDLPKDEKWLEQEIDRLHRKDIIVLLEHLIDLHQWLDEKKKIKQSCRVVGDSHTGKTVACESYALRNKPIQNKQQTPIVPVIYIRLPKKCTDKKLFKAIIEALRYRAVKGTISDFYARTMEVLKACKVEMLILDEADRLEPETFPDVRDINDKLKISVVLVGTDRLDAVIKRDEQVLNRFSSRRHFGKLTGEDFKRTVKIWEEKVLKLPVPSNLTRTETLKILTKATEGYIGRLDDILRLAAMRSLSRGYQKIEKETLQEVVKEKQG encoded by the coding sequence ATGACGAAAGCGAATTCAATTGCTAAACAATTAGGAGATTTACCTAAAGATGAAAAATGGTTAGAGCAGGAAATTGATCGTCTTCATCGTAAGGATATTATTGTCCTCTTAGAACATTTAATAGACTTACATCAATGGTTAGATGAAAAGAAAAAAATAAAACAATCTTGTCGGGTTGTGGGTGACTCTCATACAGGGAAAACCGTTGCTTGTGAATCTTATGCCTTAAGGAATAAACCCATTCAAAATAAACAACAGACTCCAATTGTCCCTGTCATTTATATTAGGCTGCCAAAGAAGTGTACGGATAAAAAACTTTTCAAGGCAATTATTGAAGCCTTGCGCTATCGAGCCGTCAAAGGGACTATTTCTGATTTCTATGCAAGAACAATGGAAGTTCTGAAGGCTTGCAAGGTGGAAATGTTAATCTTGGATGAAGCGGACAGATTAGAACCCGAAACCTTTCCAGATGTAAGGGATATTAATGACAAGCTGAAAATCTCTGTAGTCTTAGTAGGAACTGATCGACTGGATGCGGTAATTAAGCGGGATGAACAGGTTCTCAATCGTTTTAGTTCTCGTCGTCACTTTGGGAAGTTAACAGGGGAGGATTTTAAGCGCACGGTGAAGATTTGGGAGGAAAAGGTCTTAAAGTTGCCTGTTCCTTCTAACTTAACGAGGACAGAGACGCTCAAGATACTAACTAAAGCAACTGAGGGTTATATCGGTCGCTTGGATGATATTTTGCGGTTAGCAGCAATGAGGTCTTTGTCCAGAGGCTACCAAAAGATTGAAAAAGAAACGCTACAAGAAGTGGTGAAAGAAAAACAAGGATGA
- a CDS encoding TniQ family protein has translation MSLDTNLKPWLFQVEPLEGESLSHFSGRFRRRNHLSCAALANLAGLGGEINRWEKFRHNPFPSDAELTALGELTGVDATRLRLMLPPQGEPIKMEPIRLCGACCGESLYHRLEWQFQSVWKCETHQLALLCKCPQCEKPFKRPSLWEFGRCDRCGLFFSAMADYQKPV, from the coding sequence ATGAGTTTAGATACAAATCTCAAGCCTTGGTTATTTCAGGTTGAGCCGTTAGAGGGGGAGAGTTTAAGTCATTTTTCAGGTCGATTTCGACGGCGTAACCATTTAAGTTGTGCTGCTTTAGCAAATTTAGCAGGATTGGGGGGAGAAATCAATCGTTGGGAAAAGTTTCGTCATAATCCGTTCCCGTCTGATGCTGAGTTAACGGCTTTAGGTGAGTTAACAGGGGTAGATGCAACTCGCTTACGGTTAATGTTACCGCCACAGGGAGAGCCGATAAAAATGGAACCGATTCGCTTGTGTGGGGCTTGTTGTGGGGAGTCGCTTTATCATCGTTTAGAATGGCAGTTCCAGTCGGTTTGGAAGTGTGAAACCCATCAGTTAGCCTTGTTGTGTAAATGTCCCCAATGCGAGAAACCCTTTAAGCGTCCTTCTTTGTGGGAGTTTGGTCGGTGTGATCGCTGTGGTTTATTCTTTTCTGCGATGGCGGACTATCAAAAGCCTGTTTAA
- a CDS encoding RNA-binding domain-containing protein: MNLETLTDILHLNEDCDLEFKASQDKLSKDIWETISAFANTKGGYIILGISEKKQGFIVTGVKNPIQQKKDFFNGHNNPQKLSSPICGESNFRICQLEEKDIIIIEVPPAERSKRPVYINNNPMTGTYKRNFEGDYHCSENEVRQMLRDASREAQDSHILENFNLDDLDRGTIKIYRQRFSNREPDHPWLSLDDQQLLYKLGGYRRDRETGQAGLTLAGLLMFGKEDSILEAYNYYDLDYQEKLSANPEDRWTDRVNIDGTWEGNLLNFYYRVYRKLVNDLNVPFQLDEYSTRQGETHVHEALREALVNSLIHADYSSTRGLKILQFKNMFVFTNPGRLRIPIDKLYEGGLSEPRNPSLQKMFQMIGLGEKAGSGFPKILRAWQEQQWAYPMVKEDLSLEMTHVFLPMISLIPEKVEKELRKIVGNNYCQLKELDRIALVLAHEFGKVSNRDIQWYSSQHPRDIGDCLKQLANNGWLQKSGQGKGTYYSLPKQRQTDLLPIQPYSDHLEPSSDHLEPSSDHLEPSSDHLEPSSDHLELSSDHWTKLMSIAQPIREKGKVPRELMEQAIQELCQDQFLTQKQLAQLLNRSPHTLRTGYLTKMVQNGILQLRYPGKATHPDQGYRTSNFSNSLSSD, encoded by the coding sequence ATGAACTTAGAAACTCTCACCGACATACTTCATCTTAATGAAGACTGCGATCTAGAATTTAAGGCTTCTCAAGATAAATTATCTAAAGATATTTGGGAAACTATCTCTGCCTTTGCTAATACCAAAGGAGGATATATTATTCTAGGGATATCAGAGAAAAAACAGGGTTTTATTGTTACTGGAGTCAAGAACCCAATCCAGCAAAAAAAAGATTTTTTTAATGGTCATAATAATCCTCAAAAGCTAAGCTCTCCCATTTGTGGAGAATCCAATTTTAGAATCTGTCAGCTTGAAGAAAAAGATATCATCATAATAGAAGTCCCTCCAGCAGAAAGGTCTAAACGTCCCGTTTACATTAATAACAACCCGATGACGGGAACATATAAGCGTAACTTTGAGGGAGATTATCATTGCTCAGAAAATGAAGTACGCCAAATGTTACGGGATGCAAGTAGAGAGGCTCAAGATTCCCACATCTTAGAGAATTTCAATTTAGATGACCTTGATAGAGGGACTATAAAAATTTATCGTCAACGCTTTAGTAATAGAGAGCCTGATCACCCTTGGTTATCATTAGATGATCAACAACTACTTTATAAATTAGGTGGCTATAGGCGAGATCGAGAAACAGGTCAAGCAGGCTTAACACTTGCCGGCTTATTAATGTTTGGGAAAGAAGACAGTATATTAGAAGCCTATAATTATTATGATCTAGACTATCAAGAAAAACTTTCTGCTAATCCAGAAGATCGTTGGACAGATCGAGTTAATATAGATGGCACATGGGAAGGAAACTTATTAAATTTCTACTATCGTGTTTATCGAAAATTAGTAAATGACTTGAATGTTCCATTTCAATTGGATGAATATTCAACTCGACAAGGAGAAACTCATGTTCATGAGGCATTGCGAGAAGCTTTAGTAAATAGTTTAATTCATGCTGATTACTCTTCTACAAGAGGTTTAAAGATTCTGCAATTTAAAAATATGTTTGTGTTTACCAATCCGGGTCGTCTTAGAATTCCCATTGATAAACTCTATGAAGGTGGATTAAGTGAGCCACGTAACCCAAGTTTACAAAAAATGTTTCAGATGATTGGTTTAGGCGAAAAAGCTGGCTCAGGTTTTCCGAAAATTTTAAGAGCATGGCAAGAACAGCAATGGGCATATCCAATGGTAAAAGAGGATTTATCTCTAGAGATGACACATGTTTTTTTGCCAATGATTAGCCTCATTCCTGAAAAAGTTGAGAAAGAGCTACGGAAAATTGTTGGCAATAATTACTGTCAATTAAAAGAGCTAGATCGAATCGCTTTAGTCTTGGCTCATGAATTTGGAAAAGTTAGCAACCGTGATATTCAATGGTACAGTTCTCAACATCCTAGAGATATTGGTGATTGTCTCAAGCAACTTGCAAATAACGGATGGCTACAAAAATCAGGGCAGGGAAAAGGTACATACTACAGTTTACCCAAGCAACGTCAAACTGATCTCTTACCTATTCAACCTTATTCTGATCATTTAGAGCCTAGCTCCGATCATTTAGAGCCTAGCTCCGATCATTTAGAGCCTAGCTCCGATCATTTAGAGCCTAGCTCCGATCATTTAGAGCTTAGCTCCGATCATTGGACAAAACTAATGAGCATTGCACAACCGATCAGAGAGAAAGGTAAGGTTCCCAGAGAGTTGATGGAACAAGCTATTCAGGAACTTTGCCAAGATCAATTTTTAACCCAAAAGCAATTGGCGCAATTATTAAACCGCTCTCCTCATACCTTAAGGACAGGCTATTTGACCAAAATGGTTCAGAATGGGATTTTACAGTTAAGATATCCTGGAAAAGCTACTCATCCCGATCAAGGTTATCGAACATCCAATTTTTCTAATTCACTAAGTTCAGATTAA